A single window of Mycolicibacterium aurum DNA harbors:
- the ripB gene encoding NlpC/P60 family peptidoglycan endopeptidase RipB codes for MALRRFIIAAATAVALLAGALAPASAQPGGGLWDPLLPMRPSAGAPGDPLAIANASLAVTAQATQATMGMGRKFLQSLGLVPPDAPSVAAGSVRGPAAVEYVIKRGAARLGTPYSWGGGKPTGPSLGVERGANTVGFDCSGFTQYSFAGVGVLIPKYSGDQFNTGRRVPVQQAKRGDLLFWGPGGSQHVAIYLGGGKMLESGGTADKVVVSPVRMAGLQPTVQRIIES; via the coding sequence ATCGCGCTGCGTCGCTTCATCATCGCGGCGGCCACCGCCGTAGCGCTGCTGGCCGGCGCGCTCGCACCGGCCTCCGCCCAGCCGGGCGGCGGGCTGTGGGATCCGCTCCTGCCGATGCGGCCGAGCGCCGGGGCACCGGGTGATCCGCTGGCGATCGCGAACGCCTCGCTGGCCGTGACCGCACAGGCCACCCAGGCGACGATGGGTATGGGGCGCAAGTTCCTGCAGAGCCTCGGCCTCGTGCCGCCCGATGCGCCCAGCGTCGCCGCCGGGTCCGTGCGGGGCCCCGCAGCGGTCGAGTACGTGATCAAACGCGGCGCCGCACGGCTGGGCACCCCGTACTCGTGGGGCGGCGGCAAGCCGACCGGCCCCAGCCTCGGAGTCGAACGCGGAGCAAACACGGTCGGCTTCGACTGCTCGGGCTTCACCCAGTACTCGTTCGCCGGCGTCGGCGTCTTGATCCCGAAGTACTCGGGCGACCAGTTCAACACCGGCCGCCGGGTTCCGGTACAGCAGGCCAAACGGGGCGACCTCTTGTTCTGGGGACCGGGCGGGAGCCAGCACGTCGCCATCTACCTCGGCGGCGGCAAGATGCTCGAATCGGGAGGCACCGCCGACAAGGTGGTCGTGAGCCCGGTGCGGATGGCAGGTCTGCAGCCGACCGTGCAACGCATTATCGAATCCTGA
- the moxR1 gene encoding chaperone MoxR1 translates to MTSPSGPPQGAGGYPGQAPPQGYSAGAHAAPSAAQSNGGLQSEVHTLERAIFEVKRIIVGQDQLVERMLVGLLAKGHVLLEGVPGVAKTLAVETFAKVVGGTFARIQFTPDLVPTDIVGTRIYRAGKEEFDIELGPVVVNFLLADEINRAPAKVQSALLEVMAERKISIGGKTFPLPSPFLVMATQNPIEQEGVYQLPEAQRDRFLFKLNVDYPSPEEEREIIYRMGVKPPEPKAILNTGDLLRLQDVAANNFVHHALVDYVVRIVTATREPEKFGMPDAKAWIAYGASPRASLGIIAASRALALVRGRDYVIPQDVVEVIPDVLRHRLVLTYDALADEVSSETVVNRILQTVALPQVNAIPQQGHSVPPAVPTAAAAAGR, encoded by the coding sequence ATGACCTCACCGAGTGGACCGCCGCAGGGCGCTGGAGGATATCCCGGACAGGCCCCGCCGCAGGGCTATTCCGCGGGTGCACATGCCGCGCCGAGTGCCGCGCAATCCAACGGTGGCCTGCAGAGCGAGGTGCACACACTCGAGCGGGCGATCTTCGAGGTCAAGCGGATCATCGTCGGTCAGGACCAGCTCGTCGAGCGGATGCTGGTCGGCCTGCTCGCCAAGGGCCACGTCCTGCTCGAAGGTGTTCCCGGTGTGGCCAAGACCCTGGCTGTCGAGACGTTCGCCAAGGTGGTCGGCGGAACGTTCGCCCGCATCCAGTTCACGCCCGACCTGGTGCCCACCGACATCGTCGGTACCCGTATCTACCGCGCGGGCAAGGAGGAGTTCGACATCGAACTCGGACCTGTCGTGGTCAACTTCCTGCTCGCCGACGAGATCAACCGTGCACCGGCCAAGGTGCAGTCCGCGCTGCTCGAGGTGATGGCCGAACGCAAGATCTCCATCGGTGGCAAGACGTTCCCGCTGCCCAGCCCGTTCCTCGTGATGGCGACGCAGAACCCCATCGAGCAGGAGGGTGTGTACCAGCTTCCGGAAGCACAGCGCGACCGCTTCCTGTTCAAGCTGAACGTCGACTACCCGTCGCCGGAAGAAGAGCGCGAGATCATCTACCGGATGGGCGTCAAGCCGCCGGAGCCCAAGGCGATCCTGAACACCGGCGATCTGCTCCGGCTGCAGGACGTCGCGGCCAACAACTTCGTCCACCACGCGCTCGTCGACTACGTGGTGCGCATCGTCACCGCCACCCGCGAGCCGGAGAAGTTCGGCATGCCGGACGCCAAGGCGTGGATCGCCTACGGCGCGTCGCCGCGTGCGTCGCTGGGCATCATCGCCGCGTCTCGGGCGCTGGCCCTGGTCCGCGGCCGTGACTACGTGATCCCGCAGGACGTCGTCGAGGTCATCCCCGATGTGCTGCGGCACCGCCTGGTGCTGACCTACGACGCGCTGGCCGACGAGGTCTCCTCCGAGACGGTGGTCAACCGCATCCTGCAGACGGTGGCCCTGCCACAGGTGAATGCGATTCCGCAGCAAGGCCATTCGGTACCACCCGCAGTGCCGACGGCCGCCGCCGCGGCCGGTCGGTGA
- a CDS encoding DUF58 domain-containing protein gives MQRGEIRDPALTAALRKLELTVRRKLDGVLHGDHLGLLPGPGSEPGESRTYQPGDDVRRMDWSVTARTTHPHVRQMIADRELETWLVVDMSASLDFGTAGCEKRDLAVAAAASITFLNSGGGNRIGAIISNGETTRRVPALSGRMHEQELLRAIATTPRAPVGVRGDLSAAIDSLRRPERRRGMAVVISDFLGPIDWMRPMRAIAARHEVLGVEIIDPRDVELPAVGEVVLQDTETGRTREFTIDEQLRTDFEKASAAHRAEVARTLRRCNAPLLTLRTDRDWINDVVRFVASRRRGALAGR, from the coding sequence ATGCAACGCGGGGAGATTCGTGACCCCGCGCTGACCGCTGCGCTGCGCAAGCTCGAGTTGACGGTTCGGCGCAAACTCGACGGCGTGCTGCACGGCGACCATCTCGGGTTGCTGCCCGGTCCCGGATCAGAACCCGGGGAGTCACGGACCTATCAGCCGGGTGACGACGTGCGCCGGATGGACTGGTCGGTGACGGCCCGCACCACGCATCCGCACGTGCGGCAGATGATCGCCGACCGCGAGCTGGAGACCTGGCTGGTGGTCGACATGTCGGCCAGCCTCGATTTCGGCACCGCCGGATGCGAGAAACGCGATCTGGCCGTGGCGGCCGCGGCGTCGATCACCTTCCTCAACAGCGGCGGCGGCAACCGCATCGGCGCCATCATCTCCAACGGCGAGACCACCCGCCGGGTGCCTGCGCTGTCGGGCCGGATGCACGAGCAGGAGTTGCTCCGCGCCATCGCGACGACGCCGAGGGCGCCGGTCGGCGTGCGGGGCGACCTGTCCGCGGCGATCGACAGTTTGCGCAGGCCGGAGCGGCGCCGCGGGATGGCCGTGGTCATCAGCGACTTCCTGGGGCCGATCGACTGGATGCGGCCGATGCGCGCCATCGCGGCGCGCCACGAGGTGCTCGGGGTCGAGATCATCGATCCCCGCGACGTCGAGTTGCCCGCCGTCGGCGAGGTGGTCCTGCAGGACACCGAGACCGGCCGTACCCGTGAGTTCACCATCGACGAGCAGCTGCGCACCGATTTCGAGAAGGCCTCGGCGGCGCACCGGGCCGAGGTGGCGCGCACGCTGCGGCGCTGCAATGCGCCGTTGCTGACGCTGCGGACCGACCGTGACTGGATCAACGACGTGGTGCGGTTCGTGGCGAGCAGGCGCCGGGGCGCCCTTGCGGGGCGATGA
- a CDS encoding VWA domain-containing protein, producing the protein MTLPLLGPMSLSGFEHPWFFLFFLAVLGLIALYIVVQLSRQRRVLRFANMELLESVAPKRPSRWRHLPAILLILSLVSFTVAMAGPTHDVRIPRNRAVVMLVVDVSQSMRATDVAPNRLVAAQEAAKQFADQLTPGINLGLIAYAGTATVLVSPTTNRESTKTAIDKLQLADRTATGEGIFTALQAVATVGAVIGGGDEPPPARIVLMSDGKETVPSNPDNPKGAYTAARTAKDQGVPISTVSFGTPYGYVEINDQRQPVPVDDEMLKKIADLSGGEAFTASSLEQLKAVFTDLQEQIGYETIKGDASVGWLRLGALVLALAALGSLLINRRLPN; encoded by the coding sequence ATGACTTTACCGTTGCTCGGACCGATGTCACTGTCGGGTTTCGAACACCCGTGGTTCTTCCTGTTCTTCCTCGCGGTGCTGGGGCTGATCGCGCTGTACATCGTGGTGCAGCTGTCGCGCCAGCGGCGGGTCCTGCGGTTCGCCAACATGGAGCTGCTGGAAAGCGTCGCGCCGAAGCGGCCCAGCCGGTGGCGTCATCTGCCTGCCATCCTGTTGATCCTGTCGCTGGTGTCCTTCACCGTCGCGATGGCCGGACCCACCCATGACGTCCGCATCCCGCGCAACCGGGCAGTCGTCATGCTCGTCGTCGACGTGTCGCAGTCGATGCGTGCCACCGACGTCGCCCCGAACCGGCTCGTGGCCGCGCAGGAGGCGGCCAAACAATTCGCCGACCAGCTCACGCCGGGCATCAATCTCGGTCTGATCGCCTACGCGGGCACGGCGACGGTTCTCGTCTCGCCGACCACGAACCGCGAATCGACCAAGACCGCGATCGACAAGCTGCAGCTGGCCGACCGCACCGCCACCGGTGAGGGCATCTTCACCGCGCTGCAGGCCGTCGCGACGGTCGGCGCGGTCATCGGCGGCGGCGACGAGCCCCCGCCCGCCCGCATCGTGCTGATGTCGGACGGCAAGGAGACGGTGCCGTCCAATCCGGACAATCCGAAGGGCGCGTACACCGCGGCCCGGACCGCCAAGGATCAGGGCGTCCCCATCTCGACGGTGTCGTTCGGCACGCCGTACGGATACGTGGAGATCAACGATCAGCGTCAGCCGGTGCCGGTCGACGACGAGATGCTCAAGAAGATCGCCGACCTCTCCGGCGGCGAGGCGTTCACCGCGTCCAGTTTGGAACAGCTCAAGGCGGTGTTCACGGACCTGCAGGAACAGATCGGCTACGAGACCATCAAGGGCGATGCCAGCGTGGGCTGGCTGCGCCTCGGCGCACTGGTGCTGGCGCTGGCGGCTCTTGGTTCGCTGCTGATCAACCGCCGACTGCCCAATTAA
- the fabG1 gene encoding 3-oxoacyl-ACP reductase FabG1: MTSDTEKTGDTETASGRPAFISRSVLVTGGNRGIGLAIAQRLAADGHKVAVTHRGSGAPDGLFGVECDVTDSAAVDRAFTEVEEHQGPVEVLVSNAGISQDAFLMRMTEERFENVINANLTGAFRVAQRASRSMQRKRFGRIIFIGSVSGMWGIGNQANYAAAKAGLIGMARSISRELSKAGVTANVVAPGYIDTEMTRSLDERIQAGALEFIPAKRVGTADEVAGAVSFLASEDASYIAGAVIPVDGGMGMGH; encoded by the coding sequence ATGACTTCGGACACCGAAAAAACGGGGGACACCGAAACCGCGAGCGGCAGGCCCGCATTCATCTCCCGCTCGGTGCTCGTCACCGGCGGCAACCGGGGCATCGGTCTCGCAATCGCGCAGCGCCTGGCCGCCGACGGCCACAAGGTGGCGGTTACCCACCGCGGATCGGGCGCGCCGGACGGGTTGTTCGGCGTCGAGTGCGACGTGACAGACAGCGCCGCCGTCGACCGCGCGTTCACTGAGGTCGAGGAACACCAGGGCCCGGTCGAGGTGCTGGTGTCCAACGCGGGCATCTCTCAGGACGCGTTCCTGATGCGGATGACCGAGGAGCGGTTCGAGAACGTCATCAACGCCAACCTCACCGGAGCGTTCCGGGTCGCCCAGCGGGCGTCACGCAGCATGCAGCGCAAGCGCTTCGGCCGGATCATCTTCATCGGCTCGGTGTCCGGCATGTGGGGCATCGGCAACCAGGCCAACTACGCCGCCGCCAAGGCCGGGCTGATCGGCATGGCGCGCTCGATCTCACGCGAACTGTCCAAGGCCGGCGTCACCGCCAACGTGGTCGCGCCCGGCTACATCGACACCGAGATGACCCGATCGCTCGACGAGCGCATCCAGGCAGGGGCGCTGGAATTCATCCCGGCCAAGCGGGTCGGCACCGCCGACGAGGTCGCGGGGGCAGTCAGCTTTTTGGCGTCGGAGGACGCGTCGTACATCGCCGGTGCCGTCATCCCGGTCGACGGCGGCATGGGCATGGGCCACTAG
- the inhA gene encoding NADH-dependent enoyl-ACP reductase InhA, translating into MTGFLEGKRILVTGIITDSSIAFHIAKVAQEAGAELVLTGFDRMKLIQRIIDRLPNPAPLLELDVQNSEHLDSLAARVTEVIGEGNKLDGVVHSIGFMPQTGMGVNPFFDAPYEDVAKGIHISAYSYASLAKAVLPIMNPGGGIVGMDFDPTRAMPAYNWMTVAKSALESVNRFVAREAGQFGVRSNLVAAGPIRTLAMAAIVGGALGDDAGAQIQLLEEGWDQRAPLGWNMKDPTPVAKTVCALMSDWLPATTGTVIYADGGASTQLL; encoded by the coding sequence ATGACAGGTTTCTTGGAAGGCAAGCGCATCCTCGTCACGGGGATCATCACCGACAGCTCGATCGCGTTCCACATCGCCAAGGTCGCCCAGGAGGCGGGTGCCGAGCTGGTGCTCACCGGATTCGACCGGATGAAGTTGATCCAGCGGATCATCGACCGGCTCCCGAATCCGGCGCCGCTGCTCGAGCTCGACGTGCAGAACTCCGAGCATCTGGACTCGCTGGCGGCCCGGGTCACCGAGGTCATCGGTGAGGGCAACAAGCTCGACGGGGTGGTGCACTCCATCGGCTTCATGCCGCAGACCGGTATGGGTGTCAACCCGTTCTTCGATGCGCCCTATGAGGACGTCGCCAAGGGCATCCACATCTCGGCGTACTCGTACGCCTCGTTGGCCAAGGCGGTGCTGCCGATCATGAATCCCGGCGGCGGCATCGTGGGTATGGACTTCGATCCCACCCGCGCGATGCCGGCCTACAACTGGATGACGGTCGCCAAGAGCGCGTTGGAGTCGGTCAACCGATTCGTCGCCCGCGAGGCCGGCCAGTTCGGTGTGCGGTCGAATCTCGTTGCCGCCGGACCGATCCGGACGTTGGCCATGGCCGCGATCGTCGGTGGGGCGCTCGGCGACGACGCCGGCGCGCAGATTCAGCTGCTCGAGGAGGGCTGGGACCAGCGCGCCCCGCTGGGGTGGAACATGAAGGATCCGACACCGGTGGCAAAGACCGTGTGCGCCTTGATGTCCGACTGGCTTCCTGCGACAACGGGCACGGTGATCTACGCCGACGGCGGAGCGAGCACCCAGCTACTGTGA
- a CDS encoding ferrochelatase, giving the protein MDFDALLLLSFGGPEGPEQVMPFLENVTRGRGIPRERLESVAEHYLHFGGVSPINGINRDLIGVIEAELASRDLPLPVYFGNRNWEPFVEDTVALMRDNGVRRAAVFSTSAWGGYSGCTQYQEDIARARAATGAGAPELVKLRQYFDHPLLIAMFADAITAAAATLPAHLREDARLVFTAHSIPLRAASRCGPDLYERQVGYTAGLVAAAAGYPEYDQVWQSRSGPPQVPWLEPDVGDHLEVLAKSGTKAVIVCPVGFVADHIEVVWDLDNELAEQAAAAGVALARASTPNSAPRFARLAVDLLDELRLNRPPQRVAAADAVPGYGNSVNGALCTPACSSS; this is encoded by the coding sequence GTGGACTTTGACGCGCTGCTGCTCCTCTCGTTCGGAGGCCCGGAGGGCCCCGAGCAGGTCATGCCGTTCCTGGAGAACGTGACCCGTGGCCGGGGGATACCCAGGGAGCGACTGGAATCGGTCGCCGAGCACTATCTGCACTTCGGCGGCGTGTCGCCCATCAACGGCATCAACCGCGACCTGATCGGCGTCATCGAGGCCGAGCTTGCATCGCGGGACCTGCCGCTGCCCGTCTACTTCGGCAACCGCAACTGGGAGCCGTTCGTCGAGGACACCGTTGCGCTGATGCGCGACAACGGGGTTCGGCGAGCGGCGGTGTTCTCGACATCCGCGTGGGGCGGCTACTCCGGATGCACCCAGTATCAGGAGGACATCGCCCGCGCCCGGGCCGCCACTGGTGCCGGGGCCCCCGAACTGGTCAAACTGCGGCAGTACTTCGACCATCCGTTGCTGATCGCGATGTTCGCCGACGCCATCACCGCGGCGGCCGCTACGCTGCCTGCGCATCTGCGCGAGGACGCACGGCTGGTGTTCACCGCGCATTCCATCCCGCTTCGCGCCGCATCCCGTTGTGGGCCCGATCTTTACGAGCGCCAGGTCGGTTACACCGCCGGCCTGGTGGCCGCGGCGGCGGGCTACCCGGAGTACGACCAGGTCTGGCAGTCCCGCTCGGGTCCGCCCCAGGTTCCCTGGCTTGAGCCCGACGTCGGCGACCACCTCGAGGTGTTGGCCAAGAGCGGCACCAAAGCGGTGATCGTGTGCCCGGTGGGATTCGTCGCCGACCACATCGAAGTGGTCTGGGATCTGGACAATGAACTCGCCGAGCAGGCCGCCGCCGCGGGTGTCGCTCTTGCCCGCGCATCCACACCCAACTCGGCGCCCCGTTTCGCCCGGTTGGCCGTCGACCTGCTCGACGAGCTCCGTCTGAACCGCCCGCCGCAGCGGGTGGCGGCAGCGGACGCGGTGCCCGGCTACGGGAACAGTGTCAACGGCGCACTGTGCACCCCGGCCTGCTCGTCGAGCTGA
- a CDS encoding NfeD family protein — translation MPVSLIWLIAALALAGAEALTGDLFLLMLSGGALAAAGSSFLLDLPIWVDGVVFLLVSVLLLVGVRPALRRRLNSGAGVPDLAKALEGKNALVLDRVARHAGQVKLDGEVWTARPYNENDVFEAGDQVTVVHIDGATAVVSKVI, via the coding sequence ATGCCCGTATCGCTGATCTGGCTGATCGCCGCATTGGCGCTCGCCGGTGCCGAAGCGCTGACCGGCGATCTGTTTCTGCTGATGCTCAGTGGCGGGGCGCTCGCCGCGGCAGGGTCGAGCTTCCTGCTCGACCTGCCGATCTGGGTCGACGGTGTCGTGTTCCTGCTGGTGTCGGTGCTGCTGCTGGTCGGGGTGCGCCCGGCGCTGCGTCGCCGGTTGAACTCGGGGGCCGGGGTGCCCGACCTCGCCAAGGCGCTGGAAGGCAAGAACGCGCTGGTGCTCGACCGGGTCGCGCGGCATGCGGGTCAGGTGAAGCTCGACGGTGAGGTCTGGACCGCCAGGCCCTACAACGAAAACGATGTTTTCGAAGCGGGAGACCAGGTGACGGTTGTACACATCGACGGAGCCACCGCGGTCGTGTCCAAGGTCATCTAG
- a CDS encoding SPFH domain-containing protein, producing MDGAIAGLVLLAVLVIFAAIVVAKSVALIPQAEAAVVERLGRYSKTVSGQLTLLVPFVDRIRARVDLRERVVSFPPQPVITEDNLTVNIDTVVYFQVTNPQAAVYQISNYIVGVEQLTTTTLRNVVGGMTLEQTLTSRDSINGQLRGVLDEATNRWGLRVARVELRSIDPPPSIQDSMEKQMRADREKRAMILTAEGHREASIKQAEGQKQSQILAAEGAKQAAILSAEADRQSRMLRAQGERAASYLQAQGQAKAIEKTFAAIKRGRPTPEMLAYQYLQTLPEMAKGEANKVWLVPSDFGSALEGFTKMLGAPGSDGVFRYTPSPVEDDLPKPEDDSDEVADWFNTQTDPEIAQAVAEAVAEARTPVAGIDGPRQYPPLSQQSQPGAIDYTQSQAGRHGAADQ from the coding sequence GTGGACGGCGCCATCGCAGGACTGGTCCTGTTGGCAGTGCTGGTGATCTTCGCCGCGATCGTGGTGGCGAAGTCCGTGGCACTGATACCTCAGGCGGAAGCCGCAGTCGTCGAGCGTCTCGGGCGCTACAGCAAGACGGTGTCGGGGCAGCTGACGCTGCTGGTGCCGTTCGTCGACAGGATTCGTGCCCGCGTCGACCTGCGCGAGCGCGTCGTGTCCTTCCCGCCGCAGCCGGTGATCACCGAGGACAACCTCACGGTGAACATCGACACCGTCGTCTATTTTCAGGTCACCAATCCCCAGGCCGCGGTCTACCAGATCAGCAACTACATCGTCGGCGTCGAGCAGCTGACCACCACCACGCTGCGCAACGTCGTCGGTGGCATGACGCTGGAGCAGACGCTGACCTCCCGTGACTCGATCAACGGCCAGTTGCGCGGCGTCCTTGACGAGGCCACCAACCGGTGGGGCCTGCGCGTGGCTCGTGTGGAGCTGCGCAGTATCGATCCGCCGCCGTCGATCCAGGATTCGATGGAGAAGCAGATGAGGGCCGATCGCGAGAAGCGCGCGATGATCCTCACCGCCGAGGGCCATCGGGAGGCGTCGATCAAGCAGGCGGAAGGCCAGAAGCAGTCCCAGATCCTGGCTGCCGAGGGCGCCAAGCAGGCGGCCATCCTCTCCGCCGAAGCCGACCGGCAGTCCCGCATGCTGCGCGCTCAGGGCGAACGTGCCGCCTCCTATCTACAGGCGCAGGGCCAGGCCAAGGCCATCGAGAAGACGTTCGCGGCGATCAAGCGGGGTCGTCCGACACCCGAGATGCTGGCCTACCAGTACCTGCAGACGCTGCCGGAGATGGCCAAGGGCGAGGCCAACAAGGTCTGGCTGGTCCCCAGCGACTTCGGGTCTGCGCTTGAAGGCTTCACCAAGATGTTGGGTGCGCCCGGTTCCGACGGCGTCTTCCGCTACACGCCGTCGCCGGTGGAAGACGACCTGCCCAAGCCCGAGGACGACTCCGACGAGGTCGCCGACTGGTTCAACACCCAGACCGACCCCGAGATCGCGCAGGCCGTCGCCGAGGCGGTGGCCGAGGCACGCACCCCGGTCGCCGGGATCGACGGGCCGCGGCAGTACCCGCCGCTGTCCCAGCAGTCGCAACCGGGCGCGATCGACTACACCCAGTCGCAGGCCGGTCGGCACGGCGCGGCAGACCAGTGA
- a CDS encoding DoxX family protein, with product MSALTSPKAYAVLAAIQAGDAVACAAKIPPIEKAFDDVGLAPELRPVIPFVKAASALGLLSVFRFPALARLTTFMLSVYFVLAVGSHIRAKDWSPGLVAASSFLGLYAAMTVKGPDLTTR from the coding sequence GTGAGCGCCCTGACGTCGCCGAAGGCCTACGCCGTGCTCGCGGCGATCCAGGCGGGCGACGCTGTCGCCTGCGCGGCGAAGATTCCCCCGATCGAGAAGGCGTTCGACGACGTCGGACTGGCGCCGGAGCTGAGACCGGTCATCCCGTTCGTCAAGGCGGCGTCGGCCCTCGGACTGCTCTCGGTGTTCCGGTTCCCGGCCCTGGCCCGCCTCACCACGTTCATGCTCAGCGTCTACTTCGTGCTGGCGGTCGGATCCCATATCCGTGCCAAGGACTGGAGCCCGGGCCTGGTGGCGGCCTCGTCGTTCCTGGGTCTCTATGCCGCGATGACGGTGAAGGGGCCCGACCTCACGACGCGTTGA
- a CDS encoding TVP38/TMEM64 family protein: MKSVVSTLRTVRAAVVATLKTVPPGRIAALMAAIVILVAVAILVPLPSALQLRDWATSVGPWFPLAFFAAHVVVTVFPFPRTAFTLAAGLLFGPLLGIPIAVAASTLSAVIALVLVRTAGWQVSRLVHHPRVDAVDKRLRERGWPVVLATRMIPAVPFSVLNYAAGASSVRVLPYTLATLAGVLPGTAAIVILGDALTGRVSPLLLVVSLCTAGLGLAGLAFEIRTHRRQQAPVNAS; encoded by the coding sequence GTGAAATCCGTAGTCAGCACGCTTCGCACCGTTCGCGCCGCGGTCGTCGCCACGCTGAAGACGGTTCCGCCGGGCCGCATCGCAGCCCTCATGGCGGCGATTGTGATTCTCGTCGCAGTCGCGATTCTGGTGCCGTTGCCCAGCGCCCTGCAGCTCCGGGACTGGGCCACCTCGGTCGGGCCCTGGTTCCCGCTGGCCTTCTTCGCCGCACACGTCGTCGTCACGGTCTTCCCATTTCCGCGCACCGCCTTCACCCTGGCAGCCGGGTTGTTGTTCGGGCCGCTGCTGGGCATCCCGATCGCGGTGGCGGCGAGCACCCTCAGCGCCGTCATCGCACTGGTGCTGGTCCGGACCGCCGGCTGGCAGGTCAGCCGGTTGGTGCACCACCCCCGCGTCGACGCGGTCGACAAGCGCCTGCGCGAACGCGGCTGGCCCGTGGTGCTTGCCACCCGGATGATTCCCGCGGTGCCGTTCTCTGTTCTCAACTACGCCGCCGGCGCGTCGTCGGTCCGGGTGCTGCCCTACACCCTGGCCACGCTGGCCGGTGTGCTCCCGGGCACCGCCGCGATCGTGATCCTCGGGGACGCGCTGACCGGCCGGGTGAGCCCACTGCTGCTCGTGGTGTCCCTGTGCACCGCAGGCCTGGGGCTGGCGGGGCTGGCCTTCGAGATCCGCACGCACCGACGGCAGCAGGCCCCGGTCAACGCGTCGTGA